One region of Zingiber officinale cultivar Zhangliang chromosome 7B, Zo_v1.1, whole genome shotgun sequence genomic DNA includes:
- the LOC122005849 gene encoding threonine dehydratase 1 biosynthetic, chloroplastic-like yields the protein MDSFAVAARPLPSLAVCDAAIKKTAFSLNLPVADSTCGCGRRTLIMPSAVTTQWKDGAAASVAGSIYLPLDKVAADSLQYESGSLGGISERTRPAAEEERSSGALTPMEYLKNVLSSRVYDVAIETPLQLATKLSERLGANLWLKREDLQPVFSFKLRGAYNMMVKLSREQLDKGVICSSAGNHAQGVALAAKKLGCDAVIVMPVTTPEIKWRSVERLGATVVLKGDSYDETQSYAKQLGEQEGRTFIHPFDHPDVITGQGTIGMEIIRQMKGPLDAIFVPVGGGGLIAGIAAYVKRVRPEVKIIGVEPSDANAMALSLYHGQRIMLDQVGGFADGVAVKVVGEETFRLCRELVDGVVLVSRDAICASIKDMFEEKRSILEPAGALSLAGAEAYCKYYGLKGASIVAITSGANMNFDRLRLVTELADVGRKREAVLATILPEEHGSFKMFCKLVGTMNITEFKYRYESHRENALVLYSVGLHTETELGAMVNRMKSAQLQTINLTNDDLAKDHLRYFMGGRSNVQDELLCRFIFPERPGALMKFLDCFSPRWNISLFHYRAQGAAGANVLVGIQVPGNDMQEFKDRAHALGYEYTYETTNESYRLLMQ from the exons ATGGACTCCTTCGCCGTCGCTGCCCGGCCACTGCCGTCCCTCGCCGTCTGCGATGCGGCGATCAAGAAGACCGCCTTCTCGTTGAACCTACCCGTCGCCGATTCCACTTGTGGATGCGGAAGACGGACCCTAATCATGCCTTCCGCCGTCACCACCCAGTGGAAGGATGGCGCAGCCGCCTCCGTAGCCGGATCCATCTACCTTCCACTCGATAAGGTCGCGGCGGACTCGTTGCAGTACGAAAGTGGCTCCCTTGGGGGCATCTCAGAGAGGACCCGACCGGCGGCGGAGGAGGAACGCTCGAGTGGGGCGCTCACGCCGATGGAGTATCTGAAGAATGTTCTCTCCTCGAGGGTATACGACGTCGCGATCGAGACCCCTCTGCAGTTGGCCACGAAGCTGTCGGAGAGGCTCGGGGCCAATCTCTGGCTCAAGAGGGAGGACTTGCAACCG GTTTTTTCATTTAAGCTACGGGGAGCTTACAATATGATGGTTAAGCTTTCAAGAGAGCAGTTGGATAAAGGTGTGATATGCTCTTCTGCTGGAAATCATGCTCAAGGAGTTGCATTAGCTGCTAAGAAATTAGGCTGTGATGCTGTCATTGTAATGCCAGTTACTACACCAGAAATTAAG TGGCGATCTGTTGAGAGATTAGGTGCAACAGTTGTCCTTAAGGGGGACTCATATGATGAGACACAGTCATATGCCAAGCAGCTCGGGGAGCAGGAAGGTCGCACCTTCATACACCCTTTTGATCATCCAGATGTTATTACAGGCCAAGGAACCATTGGAATGGAGATCATTCGCCAAATGAAAGGTCCACTTGATGCAATATTCGTGCCAGTTGGAGGTGGTGGATTAATAGCAGGGATTGCTGCTTATGTAAAACGAGTTCGTCCAGAG GTGAAGATCATTGGTGTTGAGCCCTCTGATGCCAATGCAATGGCATTATCTTTATATCATGGTCAGCGGATCATGCTAGATCAAGTTGGTGGATTTGCTGATGGTGTAGCAGTGAAGGTAGTTGGAGAAGAAACATTTCGCTTATGCCGGGAACTTGTTGACGGTGTGGTTCTTGTCAGTCGTGATGCAATCTGTGCATCTATCAAG gatatgtttgaGGAGAAAAGGAGCATCCTAGAACCAGCTGGAGCTCTTTCTCTAGCTGGTGCAGAGGCATACTGCAAGTACTATGGGCTGAAAGGTGCAAGTATTGTTGCAATAACTAGTGGCGCAAACATGAACTTCGACAGACTGAGGTTGGTAACTGAACTTGCTGATGTCGGTCGAAAACGAGAAGCTGTACTTGCAACAATTCTACCAGAGGAGCATGGGAGCTTCAAGATGTTTTGTAAACTG GTTGGCACGATGAATATAACCGAGTTTAAATACAGATATGAGTCTCATAGAGAAAATGCTCTTGTTCTTTACAG TGTTGGACTTCATACTGAGACAGAACTGGGAGCCATGGTGAACCGCATGAAATCTGCACAACTTCAAACCATCAATCTTACTAATGATGACTTAGCGAAGGATCACCTCAGATACTTT ATGGGAGGTCGATCAAATGTTCAAGATGAACTACTTTGCCGATTCATATTCCCCGAGAGGCCAGGTGCTCTCATGAAGTTTTTGGATTGCTTTAGTCCGCGTTGGAATATCAGCCTCTTCCATTATCGAGCTCAG GGAGCAGCTGGTGCAAATGTGTTGGTAGGCATCCAAGTGCCTGGCAACGATATGCAAGAATTCAAGGATCGAGCTCATGCTCTCGGATATGAGTATACTTACGAGACGACCAACGAATCCTATCGGCTTCTAATGCAGTGA